The sequence TTATCTTATTGAAGGTAACACAGGGCTGAAGGATATCTATGAGAGAAAAGCCCTTATGCCTTACAGCCTCTTTTATTACCTCCTTCAGATGTTCTACATCTCCTGCAAAGGCCCTCGCAACAAAGGAACAATCAAGGCTTATGGCAAGGCTTACTGGATTGAGAGGTTCTGAGATAACTCCATAGGTCTGTACCTTTGTGACCATTCCCTCAAGGCTCGTTGGTGAGGCCTGGCCTTTTGTAAGTCCATATACCTGATTGTCATGCACCAGGAGTTTTATATTCACATTCCTTCTAATTGCATGGATAAGATGATTTCCACCCTCACCGTAGCAATCACCATCTCCTGCCACTGCAAAAACAGGCATGCTATGATTTGCAAGCCTAATACCAGTTGCAACAGGAAGTGTCCTTCCATGAAGGCCATTAAAGGTATTGCATCTAAGATAATGGGGAAATTTTCCAGCCTGTCCTATGCCAGAAACAATTATAAATTCATGGGGTTTCAGTTCAAGCTCAAGCATAGCCCTTTTGAATGCCTCAAGTATGCCAAAGTTTCCGCATCCAGGACACCAGGCTGGTGTCTGCCCCCTGTAAATAGATATATCGGGAGATAAATTTTTAATCCTTTCCTCTGTCATAAATTCCTCCTTATTCCAGATTGTATTCCTTTATCTTAGTAAGAAGGGTCTTGTAACTGACCTTCAATATCTCAGCTGCTTTGAGTTTATTTCCTCCTGTCTGCCTGAGTGCTCTCTTAATCCTTTCTGACTCAGCAATCCTTAGTGCTGCCTTTGATGTATCCTCAAGTGCTCCATCCATTGGAATGAGTTCGAAAAGTCCTTCAGGCTGAGTATTATGAGGGAAGATAGATATATGTTCTGGCCTGATCGAATCTCCATCTGATAGAATCAATGCCCTTTCTATAGTGTTTTCAAGTTCCCTAACATTTCCCTTCCAGTTATAAGAAAGCAGTAGCTCCATTGCCTCCTTCGAGACATTCTTCAGGGGTTGTTTTAGCTCCTTAGAGAATTTCTTTAAAAAATGTTCAACAAGTAAGGGGATGTCCTCCTTCCTCTCCCTGAGAGGTGGTACATAAAGTGGAAAGACATTTAATCTGTAAAAAAGATCCTCCCTGAACCTTCCTCTTGATACCTCGGAGGCAAGGTCTCTATTTGATGCTGCAATTATCCTGACATCAACGGGAAGAGGTTTTACACTTCCTATTCTTTCAAGCATACCATCCTCTATGATCCTGAGAATCTTTGCCTGCAGTGTTAACTCCATCTCACCGATCTCATCAAGAAATATGGTGCCCCTGTCAGCAAGTTCAAATTTTCCTGGCTTTCTTGAGTCAGCTCCTGTGAAGGCGCCTTTTTCATAACCAAAAAGCTCTGATTCAAGAAGCTCCCTTGGTATGGCAGCACAATTAATAGTCACAAATGGATTTTCTGACCTGTCACTTAGATAATGTATTGCCTTTGCGATTAATTCCTTTCCTGTGCCTGATTCCCCCTGTATAAGAACAGTAGTCTTTGTCCTCGCAACTTTATGAACCTTTTGCATCAATTCTACCATCAGCGGGCTCTTCCCGATTATCACTGGCATCTTTCTTGATGTCTCTTCCTTAAGAAGCATGTTTTCTCTTAGGAGTTTTCTTGAGTCAAGGACTTTTTTTATAACTACAAGCAGATGGTCTGGATTAAAAGGCTTTGTTATGAAATCAGAGGCTCCGAGTTTCATTGCCTCTACAGCTGTTTCTATGGAGCCATAGGCTGTCATGACTATCACAGGTATGGATGGATCAATTGCCTTCACCTCCCTGAGTATTTCTATACCGTCCATTGAGGGAAGCCTGAGATCTGTCAGTATAACCTCTATCTTTTCATCTTTTATTTTCTTTAATGCCTCAGGGCCATCAGTGGCCTTTATAACATTAAACCCCTCTTCCTTCAAGAGTTCATCCAGCATCCTGAGCATGGATTCCTTATCTTCTATTATAAGAATGGTATCCATCAGAGCCTGGCTTCCTTAAGACTTTCCTTGCACGGACAGTTCCTTTCACGTTCAATACCAGATAAAGAGTGCCTGATGATCTCAATTATCTTTCTGTTTGCATCCCTCATATTTTCTATAACCTCAGTGGTTGTGAGTTTTTTCTTAGATATTCCCGCTGCATAATTGGTAACAACAGCAATCCCTCCAAAACATATTTCAAGCTCCCTTGCGAGCACAGTCTCTGGCATTGCTGTCATGCCGACAACATCTGCACCTATAAGCTTGAAATAGGCTATCTCAGCCCTTGTCTCAAGCCTTGGTCCATTTACAGCCACATAGGTTCCTGATGGATGGACATCGAGATCCGATACCTCAGCAGCATCAATAAGATATCTTCTGAGCTCAGGACAGTAGGGTTCTGTGAAATCCACATGGACAACCTCATTGTCATAAAAGGTGCTTTGTCTTGCTCCAAAGGTCATATCTATGATCTGATCAAGAATAACTAAATCACCAGGTTTAAGCCTGTTACTTATGCCACCAACTGCACTGACAGAAATTATCCTCTCAACACCCAGTTCCCTGAATCCCCATATATTAGCCCTGTAATTTACTCTGTGAGGTGGGATCCTGTGGGGCGAACCGTGTCTTGGAAGAAAGATTACTTCGTGACCGTTGAGTCTTCCTATTCTGTAAGAATCTGATGGATCACCGAAGGGGGTATTAATCTTCTTTATCTCAATGGTCTCGAAGCCCGAAATCTCATAAAGTCCACTTCCAGCTATAATGCCTGTAGGCATGTGATATAATATCAAATTATGATTAATCAGGCAATCCTTGAAAGCGTCCTGAAAATCCTCTCCTCTCAGGGTGAGTATGCTGACATATATATTGAAGAAAATACCGCTTTGCAGATTCATCTTGAAGAAGGAAAGATTCAGAAGATATCAGGAGGAGTTGACAGAGGTGCAGGTCTTAGGATAGTGAAAAACTTTAAGACCTTTTATGGTCATACTAATGACCTTAAGGAATCATCACTGATTGATATAGCAGAATCCCTTGCTAAGCTTTCAGGTAGTAAAAAAGAGGAAAGCTCTATACATATTGAAAGAGCAGTGCCATCAGTGGATTTCAGGATTCTTCAGAGACCTGAAGATATTCCTGTTGAGAAAAAAACCTCCATTCTTATTGAAGCAGACAGGATTGCCCGTTCCTCTCCTCTTATAAAACAGGTAAGTATAACCTACAGTGATACCTGCAAGAAAATAAAGATTCTCAACTCCTTTGGAAGATATTCAGAGGATGAAAGGATTTACACGACCTTTATTATCCGTGTTATCGCATCAGAGAACGGAGAACTCCAGGCAAGTTATGAATCAATAGGTGGGCTGAGTGGATTTGAGATATTTGAAAAGGAAAGTCCTTTGACAGCTGCTGAAAGGGCTGCAAAAAGGGTCCTCATGATGCTAAGGGCAAGAAAGGCGCCAGGAGGAAGGATGCCTGTAGTGATATCATCAGAAGCAGGTGGAACAATGATTCATGAGGCAATAGGTCATGGACTTGAAGCAGATCTTGCTCAGAATGGCCTTTCTGTATTCTCTTACAAAAAGGGAGAAAAGATTGCCTCGGAATTAATTACAGTAATTGATGATTCAACCCTTGAATTTAAGAGAGGTTCATTCAGGTTTGATGACGAAGGAACCCCTGCTCAGCGAACTGTCCTCGTAGAATGTGGGATACTCAAAAATTACATGTATGATATTATCACAGCTATGAAGGAAGGGGTAAATTCCACAGGAAATGGAAGAAGGGAATCCTATAGACATAAG comes from Thermodesulfovibrionales bacterium and encodes:
- a CDS encoding 2-oxoacid:ferredoxin oxidoreductase subunit beta, with protein sequence MTEERIKNLSPDISIYRGQTPAWCPGCGNFGILEAFKRAMLELELKPHEFIIVSGIGQAGKFPHYLRCNTFNGLHGRTLPVATGIRLANHSMPVFAVAGDGDCYGEGGNHLIHAIRRNVNIKLLVHDNQVYGLTKGQASPTSLEGMVTKVQTYGVISEPLNPVSLAISLDCSFVARAFAGDVEHLKEVIKEAVRHKGFSLIDILQPCVTFNKINTYEWYRQRIYKLPVDYNPYDRYLAFQKSLEWGERIPIGIIYKNNRPLFEERNPVLKEGPLVKRKPVIDITSLVKKFY
- a CDS encoding sigma-54 dependent transcriptional regulator, which codes for MDTILIIEDKESMLRMLDELLKEEGFNVIKATDGPEALKKIKDEKIEVILTDLRLPSMDGIEILREVKAIDPSIPVIVMTAYGSIETAVEAMKLGASDFITKPFNPDHLLVVIKKVLDSRKLLRENMLLKEETSRKMPVIIGKSPLMVELMQKVHKVARTKTTVLIQGESGTGKELIAKAIHYLSDRSENPFVTINCAAIPRELLESELFGYEKGAFTGADSRKPGKFELADRGTIFLDEIGEMELTLQAKILRIIEDGMLERIGSVKPLPVDVRIIAASNRDLASEVSRGRFREDLFYRLNVFPLYVPPLRERKEDIPLLVEHFLKKFSKELKQPLKNVSKEAMELLLSYNWKGNVRELENTIERALILSDGDSIRPEHISIFPHNTQPEGLFELIPMDGALEDTSKAALRIAESERIKRALRQTGGNKLKAAEILKVSYKTLLTKIKEYNLE
- the mtnP gene encoding S-methyl-5'-thioadenosine phosphorylase, which codes for MPTGIIAGSGLYEISGFETIEIKKINTPFGDPSDSYRIGRLNGHEVIFLPRHGSPHRIPPHRVNYRANIWGFRELGVERIISVSAVGGISNRLKPGDLVILDQIIDMTFGARQSTFYDNEVVHVDFTEPYCPELRRYLIDAAEVSDLDVHPSGTYVAVNGPRLETRAEIAYFKLIGADVVGMTAMPETVLARELEICFGGIAVVTNYAAGISKKKLTTTEVIENMRDANRKIIEIIRHSLSGIERERNCPCKESLKEARL
- a CDS encoding TldD/PmbA family protein → MINQAILESVLKILSSQGEYADIYIEENTALQIHLEEGKIQKISGGVDRGAGLRIVKNFKTFYGHTNDLKESSLIDIAESLAKLSGSKKEESSIHIERAVPSVDFRILQRPEDIPVEKKTSILIEADRIARSSPLIKQVSITYSDTCKKIKILNSFGRYSEDERIYTTFIIRVIASENGELQASYESIGGLSGFEIFEKESPLTAAERAAKRVLMMLRARKAPGGRMPVVISSEAGGTMIHEAIGHGLEADLAQNGLSVFSYKKGEKIASELITVIDDSTLEFKRGSFRFDDEGTPAQRTVLVECGILKNYMYDIITAMKEGVNSTGNGRRESYRHKPIPRMTNTLIAPGKDSPEAIIRSVEKGIFVKKMGGGQVNTVTGDFVFEVQEGYLIEKGRISEPVRGATLQGNGPEVLKAIDMLGNDLGFSIGTCGKDSQGVPVSDGMPTLRIPEMIVGGIIQPV